AGAACGCCGTAGTCATTTGCTTGCATCACAACAGTTGCAGCCATTGCATTGATAAATTGTCTGCCGCCGTCCGGTCCTTTAAACGGCCCAATCTCTCCTTCATCACTCAACGTTTTTCCTTGGTAGGTTGTCAGATGAAAAAGCTCGTGACTGAATAAAAAAAGTCTTTCGTTCTCATCCAGATCTAAGAAACGTTTCTGATTTAGTGTCATCGTCATTTTTTTAGGGTCTGTAACGGCGTCGGCTCCACGCAGACGGCCCTCTTCTTGAACTTCAATTTGATCATGAGTCCAAGACACACTGAGGTTGCCTTTTTCACTCAGAAGACGGTACAGATCACCCGCCTTCATACTCACAAAACGAGCGCAGAAACGTGTCTGTTCTTGATTTAATTTCTTTAAAATATCGCACACCGGACGCCCCTCGAATTGCGAGGAACAAGTGCAAAGATCGGCCGTGTAGTTATCTTTATTACCATCGATAAATGCCAAGCTCTTTTGCGCCTGGCCCATCGTGATTTGCATTTCGATATCGCCGGCATTTCCACCGTTTCCAACAAACGTTGATGCCATCACGTGCTGGGCTGAAATTAATCCGAAGATGAATATTAGTAATCTCATTCTACTTTTCCCCCTGTTGGGCTCAAGTTCACAATCAATTGGTACAAGCGATCTCCCGTTTCCTGATTCAGAGCTGCAAAGTTCTGCAGTTTTTCCGAGAACTCCTGGATGATCTCCAGAAGTTCGCCATAACTTTTTTCATTCAAAGGCATAATCAAAGTATTCGCCATGCGTTCTGTCGGCGGGAACATTTCCAAGGCCGTCTTTGCTACACCCAAAGCGCCCTTGTGGAACTGGCGAATTTGGCGACTTGGCACTTTCGGGTCAGCCACTGCCAAATTTGCTTCCACAACGATTTTACCGTCGAGAGTCCTGCGCAAGTGTCCTTCGCGCAGTAAGAACTCCACAGACTTTTCCAGGCGCTTTGGATGCGCGTAAGATGCTAAGTAACGATAAACGAGCTGTGGATTCTCTTGTACCTTCGGAAGCTGAAAGCAGTCCTTCACGTACACGTTAATCCAATCCGTCAGAATATGTGTGCCGACTTCCTTGCGGCGGTTCTGCGTCTGAAACTCCGGTTTTACAGGAACAGGCTCAGCACCTTCGCTATCCTCCAGGCGCGCAAGCCAGTTCTTGAAGTAGATTCTTTCCTGGGCATTCAGCTGCAACAGCTTCGCAAGCTCTTCCACGCGATCGATCGTGATCTTTCTTTTGCGCGCGATAATCAGCGACACCAAAGACGGAGACACACGACGAAGGCTCGCCGTTGCTGCGTGCACCGAGAAGCCTTTTTCAGTCTTCTTACGGTACTCGATCATCTGCTTTACAAAGTCCACTGGATCCGTGGATTCGCTGATGACCGGTCTTAATAGGGGTTTTTCTTTGTTCTCTAATTCCATAACTTGAATACAAACTTAAGATAATTATCGTCTGATTTCAATATGTTATGAATTTATTTTATTTACTTTGTAAAAATATTTAAAAGACCAATAAAAACCCTTACTTGGCTTTTACAAGGTAACAGAGGCACCACGGACCTATGGTTGGAGTTTTAAATAAGGTACAGACTCAGTACCGCGATAACGAGCAGAAACGCTCTTCCCATCTTCGCCCTGAGCCGAAGCCCCAAGATACAGAGCCACACTCTGATCAGGGTTCATTTGGAGTTTAAAATTAGAATAAAGAACTTCAGAAGCTTTCGGCACTTGAAACTCATCACACAGAAGCCCCGTCACATTTTTTTTCTCATGAGACTTCCAAGTCGTGAAACCGCAATACGCGATCATATTCAGCGCTTCGGAAACTTCATCACTCAAAGGAGTATACGAAGCCCTAGCCATCGCAAGATCTAAATCATGATCCCCGACTTTTACATTGTATTCTATTTGATAAATCAAATAAGGCGTCTTACATGCGCTGTCTTCAAAAGCGACATGGGTTTGTGTCCATTTATCCGCTTGAATATCAATGACCGATTGAAGAGTGTCGTCGTCATTTACGGTGTAACAAGAACGCAAGTAAGAACCATCCACAGGCGTCGCTGCGAAGGCCATATTTAGCAAAACTATCAAAGCTGTGGTCATTTGCGATATCTGATTTTAAAATCTTCGCAAGTTCCTGCAAAGATCAGCATGTCTTTCCACTTCTTCTGAACTAGAAGACGATGCTTACTCAGCCCTTCCTTACGAAAGCCTATGGCCTTTACAACTCGAATGGAAGCTTTATTGTGAGGCTCAATGCCAGCCTCAAGGCGATGGAGTTTCAAATCTTTGAACGCAATCTGGATAGCACCGCGGCAAGCTTCAGAAGCATAACCTTCGCCCCAGTAATTATTAAAAATGCGATAGCCCAGATAAGCATTCTGAAAAATCATGCGCGAAACGTTCATGAATCGCACAAAACCAAGAAACACGCCATCGTCTTTACGAAAGACAGCATAATCATGCAACTCATCGCTTTGTCGCATCTTCGCAAGTTTCTTCAATAATGCTTTGTATTTTGGAAGAGTCAGTTCGCTGTCTTTCCATGCACCTTCGTCCCACTCGTTTTGAGCAGGACGAAGCATAGAATAAGCCTGGCGCCAATTCTCATAGTCATGGAGCTCCAGCGGTCTGATGATCAGTCTCTTTGTCTGGCGCATAAAACCTAGAACATCGAGTACTTCAACCAACGGCATTCGATATTGCCATTGAAGACAAAGTGCTTACGAGTTGATTTCAACTTCAAATCGCCAATCAAATCTTTGTTGCCAGAAAGAATCCAGCAATCCCAACCTTTGAAACGATGCTTAAGAGTGAAGCCAAGGTCACGATAAACGTCACGAAGATTGTCCTCATCACCGATACGAGTCCCGTATGGAGGATTGACCACCGCCAAACCTTTTTCAGCTGGCGGAGCGACTGTTGCAACAGGCTCACGCTTGAATTCGATCACGTGATCTACACCGGCGCTACGAGCATTGTCTTTAGCAACAACGATCATACGGCGGTCGATATCGTAACCGTGGAATTTAAAATCAAGGTCTTCTTTTTCTTGGTCCATAGCTTCTTGAACAAGCTTTTCCCAAACTTCTTTGTCGTAGTTCAACCAACGTTGGAAACCAAAGCGTTTACGGTGCACGCCCGGAGCAATATTGAGCGCCATCATCGCGCCTTCAATCAACAAAGTCCCAGAACCCGCCATGAAATCAACAAGCGTGCTCTTGCGATCCCACTCAGTCAGAGCCAACAAGCCCGCCGCCAAGTTTTCTTTCAAAGGAGCTTCACCCACTTCTTTACGATAGCCACGCATGAAGAGACTGTCGCCAGAAAGATCGATGGCTACCATGAACTGATTTTTCATAGCGCGAACATGGATGCGAAGATCTGGATTGTTATTATCAACGTCTGGACGAACACCAAACTTGTCACGGAACTGATCCACGACAGCATCTTTGATTTTCATCGCAACAAAGCGCTGATCGCGCATCATAGATTCTTTGATCGTAGCATCGATGCAAATCGTTTGATTTGGTTTGATGTACTTCGTGAAATCGTGCTTCAGAATATTGTGATAAAGTTCATCAGGCTGATAAGCCACGAACTCAAGTACCGGCTTCAAGATACGGCTCGCAATGCGCGAATGAAGATTGGCTTTGTAAGCCCCTTCCCAGCTGCTTTCAAAGAAAACACCGCCGGCGGTTCTTTCTAGGACATGTAAATCTAATTCTTGTAGTTCTTTTTCGAGAGCCTCAACGAGGCCTTTAGGCGTGGATGCGAAAAACTCTGGCATGGGAACGTCTCCTGTCTAAGAAACGTTCCTCATCCAAAAAGATTACGTTTCTCTGTATTGTGGGCCGCCGCCTCCCTCGGGCGTCGTCCATTCGATGTTTTCGAACGGACACTTGATATCACAAGTCTTACAGTGAATACAATTCGTATAATTTACCTGGAGATCAAACTGACCCTGATGCTTTTGAGATGGCAACATCTCGTAAACACTCGCTGGGCAGAAATGATTACATGGTGATTTATACTGGGGCTCACAGATCGTGCGGCAGACGTCAGTGTCCTTCACCAAAAGGTGATTAGGAGAGTCCTCGTCGTGCATTGTTCCGGTTAAATAAACACTAGAAAGTTTGTCATAGAAAAGAGCGCCATCTGGCTTCGGAAGTTTATTCTCTGGCGCGTTCAAGCCTTCAGGTCCCCAGATCTCCACCACTTTGTGTGTCGTCTTAGAATCCTTATGAGCTTTCATATTATCAAACAAGCCACGACCACCTGTGATCTCTTGCAAAGCGATCAACGGCAAAGATTCAAAGAAGCCTTTGCTCAAAGTTTGGTGGAAGTTACGAACGCGATAAAGTTCAGACTTGATGAAGCTATTATGAACTTTCTCTTCATAAGCCTTTGTTGTCGCTGCAGAGAAATCACCTTTTACGATGCCCTCAACCGCCGCTTCAGCCGCAAGCATCCCTGACTTCATCGCCAAGTGAATACCTTTAAGCTTCTGAACATCGACCATGCTTGCAGAATCACCCGCTACCATCCAACCGTTACCAGCCAGTTTCGGCATAGAGTACCAGCCGCCCGCAGGAAGAGTCTTACCCCCGTAAGCAACGACCTTACCGCCCTTCAACATCTTCTGAATGAACGGATGAGTTTTCAATTTTTGCAATTCACGGTGTGGATCAAGCAATGGATCTTGTGTGTCCAAATACGCCACCAAACCCAATACGATCTTATCGCCAGGGATTGTGTAGATGAACGTACCACCGATTGATTTGTGCAATGGGAAGCCCATTGTGTGAATAACTTGACCAGGCTCAACAGTGCCCGCAGGCATCTGAATGATTTCTTTGACGCCTTCTTCGAAGACTTCTTCATTTTTGCCATCGCGAAGGTTGAGCTTGTTAGACACTTTTTGGAACAAAGAACCACGTGAACCTTCAGCAAAGATCACGCATTTTGTATTCAAGATAAGGCCTGGCTCGAAATTGCCTTTTGGATTGCCATTCTTGTCGCGGCCTTTATCGCCCGTGCGAACACCGACAATTTTATCGCCATCATAAAGAGCCTCAACCGCCGCAAAGCCCGGGAAGATGTTGATGCCTTTAGCTTCACACTTCTCCGCCAACCAGCGATTAAACTTCGACAATGAAATGATATGGTGACCGATATTATGGAAAGGCGGCGGAGTGATCGGAAGCTTCATCGCGCTCTCTTCACCAAGATAGTAAACCGCATCTTTCGTCACTTCAGCGTCCAGTGGACAGCCTTGTTCTTTGAAATCAGGAATCAACTCAGACAAAGCTTTTGTATTGAGAACCGCGCCCGAGAAACTGTGCGCACCGATCTCAGCACCCTTCTCCAAAACAACAATCATCTGTTCTGGAATCGGAGAACCTTGTTTTTTCCCTGAAGCCACATCTTCGTTATGTTTTTCAATTTGATTTTGTAAATGCAAGGCACAAGAAAGGCCCGCAGCTCCGCCACCCACGATCAGGACATCGACGTCCATTGTTTCACGAGTGACTCCTTCAGGGAGTTGGTCATTGATCGCCATATTTCATCTCCAAAAAACGTACAGGGACTAGTCGTCGGCCGAATTCTCAGCGCCCTCAATTTGAGGTGCCATCTTACGAGTTGGAGCCGTCAATTGCGGTTGGACCGCAAGATCCCCTTCATCACGTCCACCAACATAAGCGCGGCGGCGAGCTTTCTGGGCAATTTCGGCTTCTTTGGACTCATCAAAAACAGAACCCGCAATCACTTCTTCGGCATGAGCCACAGAAGAAAGCACGATTCCAGATGCGATGAAAATTCCAGCGAGCAATACTCCAAACTTAGGCGGCTGAGTCATCTCGGTCCTCCGTAACAAGTCGCTATTTCCATAATTAAAACAAGGGCCTCCGGCCTCTTGTCTGCTATGGGCTGATTTGAAAACATAATGAGAAAAAAGTCACTAGGAAGTATGCTCTATTTTACTGAAATCCGCCGGTGCTGAGCCATTGGGATCTGTGTTCGGACGGCCTCTATCTTGGCCTTGGAAAGTGAACAGACAGAAGTCTGTTTCTTCACCCCATCCAAATGCGTCGCTATGCCTCCCCAGGGCTCGACAACCAAAGAGTGGCCATAGGTTTCACGATGACCGCTGGCTCGCACGCTTTCGTGGCGCCCGACCTGAGCAGCGGCCACAACGTAACACTGACTCTCGATGGCTCTCGCTCGTAAAAGAACTTCCCAATGAGCCTCTCCAGTCTTAGTCAAAAAAGCCGCCGGAACCAGAATCACATCGACTTGCTCCCGAGCATATTGGGAATACAACTCAGCAAACCGAAGGTCATAACAAATCGACTGCGCAATCTTCCAACCATCAACAACAAATACACCCGTGCCTTCGCCATGGCGAAAAACGTCGGACTCGCGAATCGCCTTCTGACCCGCCAGCTGAATATCAAACAAATGAATTTTTTGATAACTCGTCTCGATCTTCCCTTCGTCAGAAATGATCACCGAAGAGTTGTATAAGAAATCCCCCATCTGCAACGGCACGGAACCGATATGCAGATAAGCTTTTCTCCGACGTGCAAGAACTGCGAGGTCTTGAAAAACATGATCCTTAAAAGTGAACGGAGGAATCGCTTCGCCTTCTTTTACTCGGAGATAGAGAGCATTTTCCGGAAAGCAGAAGAGTCGCACGCCCGAATTCTCAGGCACCTCGCCGATCAAAGCTTCGATCTGGCGCAAATTCGCCTGAACATCATCGACGGAAGTCATTTGGCAAACAGCCACTTTGAGTTCTTGAGACATACGCTCTCCCCGCATCACATAGATGTGAATTAAGTTTAGGGAGTTTTACCCTCAATGGGTATGGGATTTTCTAGGAATTACTCTGAAAGATTTGAAATGACAGCTTCTTTAACATCACGACACTTCCAAACACTGCCTTCGAGTGTCTTACGGATTCCGTCAATGATGCCATCGCAGCCGTTCGGATCACGCACTGAAGATCCAACAACCTGGTCAACACCTTGCTTTGTATAAATAGCACGGCAACCAGTCGAAGTTTTGTCAGTTCTCAGAGTGCGAACAGATTTTTCATTTTTGCAAATAATCGTCAAAGCCGGGGCCAAAGAAGCCGCCGTGCTGAGACAAAAGAAAAGCATAAAGGCCCTGAATCCAGAGCCTTTACGTGAGAATGCGAAAGAAAGAAACTTTGCTTGTTTCAACACTATCTAGAATTAAGCAGTTTTTGATTTCGCTGCTTTTTTAGAAGTTTTCTTCTCTTTAGATGGAGCATCCAAAAGCTTTACATTTGAATAATCAATGAAGCCTTCTTTTTTCAACAAGCCATCTTTTTTATCGTAGTGAGTTTGAACTTTAACGCCTTGAACTTGAATCTTCATGGCTTTTACGTTCACTGACAATACAGTGCCTTTTTTGCCTTTATCTTGGCCAGCGATCACTTGTACTGTTGCGCCTTTTTTAATTTTCAATTTAATCACGGTCTGCTCCCTTTATTACTTCTTGTTAGAGCCGATTTTCTTTTTGATTCTGAGCTTAACAGCCAATGCACGCTTAGAGAGAACTGCATCTTGTTGGTTCAAGATAAAGTTATCAAAACCGCCCATATGCTCCATGTCACGGATGGCGCTAGTAGCGATTTGCAATCTCACCATTGCGTTCAAAGAGCGGCTAAATATGCGTTTCTTTTGAACATTTGGTTGAGCTGTAGATTTAGTTTTAATGTTGGAGTGGCTCACCAAGTTCTTAACAACAGGGCCTTTTCCAGTAAGTTCGCATCTGCTCATTGTATATACTCCTCTAAACTCTCTGCTTAATATCGCCAAAATGGCGCCTAGAAAGCAATCCGGTCAAAACAAGAATCAACCGTATATGAAAAAAGACACTTGTTGGCAACTGATTTTTGTCGTATATACAGTCCCTCACTAACGAAGAGGACCAAATAATGAAAAAAGCTACAAGAAGCAAATACAGACAGGAATTCTCAGGCGACCATCTTTTCGACTATAAAGATCCGTCTTCTTTAACTCGTTTTGTTAGCGATGGTGGCAAAATTACGCCTTCTCGTATCTCTAAATTGAGCGTAGCTCAGCAAAAACAAGTTGCTGCTGCTGTTAAAAAGGCTCGTAGCCTTGGTTTGTTGCCAAACGGTATGCCTGCATACGACGTTTTCAACAGAGCTGAAGCTATCTCTCCAGTTCCTTTCGAAATCTAATTAGATTCTACAGACTTCGTTAGAAGCAAAAAAGCCAAGGCAAACACCTTGGCTTTTTGTATTTCTTACATCTCTACCGCCGATTACTTCCGGCGAATATAGCTCCATAGGGTCAAAGCCATCATAACCATATAACTGTGGTTCGCATATTGATGCAGAGTCGTTCCTGGAACTCCCATAAAAGATAATTCGTTAAATGGCACATCCCAGTTCAGCAAACGCAGTCCTAATATAGGAAGCGCAAAGAAAACCCAGAATTGCAAGAGGCCTACAAAAAAGCCGACGCGCGCGAGTTTGGATTTTTTATACTCTAGGATCCCCAAAATCAGCGGCAATAGAACAAACAACGTCCCCGCCTGTACCGACGCGAGCTTAACATCACTGTTCAATTTGAAAATAAAAACGACGGCAATAATAACGACGGCTTGTCCGGCAAGATAAGCCAGGAATCTTTTCTGTCTCATATTTAGGAACAGTATTCCAAAGAAATGGACAAAACAAGCGGCTCAGCGGCGTCAGATTGAACTAATTGCCGTTTACGCCGCCCACGCCTTGGGCATGATCTTGCAATAACCCCTTTCGCAACCATCAATCCGGAGGGGATATGTGTCAGATACAATTAAGACTTAGGAGCGAGCTCAAGAATTTCGGTTTGAATCCATCGGAATGGACGCTTCATAAGCTGACCAAGAAAAAATTCAAGATCACCCATATCGCGGATAATAGCTTCTATTTCGTGGGCGACACAAAGACGAAAGGTCTTTCACGCGAATGGAAGACCGTCCAATTGGTTTCAATCTAACGATAGTTTTCGCAGCGGACCGAGAACACGCTACGAGCCCAAATGTCTTTGTCCGTCATTGTGGCGATCGCTTTGGGCGGCTCAACACCGACACTCTCGCTTCCCGGCTTGCTCAGAGGGGGCTCGCCGGGGAGTTCTTTAAAAATATTCTCTCGAATGCCATTCCAAGTCTCTTCACCGTAGCTTTGGATGTAGACATCGCGAATCATGCAGAAGAGACTCAGCTCAGAATCCGAGAGCCAGCCGAAACGGGCCATTCCAGGCTCCGGTGGGCGGCTCCCCCAAGCCATCTTCGTCATGAGCGTGACACCATCACGCAGACCTTTATTGATTTCCGAAATACCCAGCAGATCGGTCCGGCAGTTACTAGAAAAGTTACGAATCTCACGGGCTGCTTTACGAAGGATACTAAAATACTCAAAGCAAGAGCCCGCACTGTTCCCCTGCTGACAAGACTCTTGAGCTCCAACAATCGCCGGAGGAATCTTGCGCTTTTTAGAATCCTGGGAGGGGAAGACCTGCCCCTTGAGGGACTCTTTAAGGTTGCCGGCTTGTATGTCACAAACCGTATTTGGGGGATCATTCACCATAAAAAAGATCAAAGCAGCAGCAATCACGAGGGCAGCAAGAACGGGCTTCGGCAGAGAATTGAAAAACTTTTCCATGACTCCAAGCTTAGACCCTTCTCAGCCCGGCATCAAATATCATATTGCGTTATGGTCTGGGTGAAATTGACAAATTGGCCCAAAACTAACTATTCTCGCACCTCTGTCGGGGAGTAGCGCAGTCTGGTAGCGCATCTGGTTTGGGACCAGAGGGTCGCAGGTTCGAATCCTGTCTCCCCGACCATTTTTTCTTTTTTACCCTTCATAGGGCCCTCTTAAAAAATACCTTCATAAAAACTAAGAAAGCCATCGAGAGCTCGCGATCACTCCTTAACGATATTTCCTTTGGCACCTTTTGCAGTCAGCCGATCTGGATTCGGCAACTCACAACCTTTAGCAACTCGAATAGCAACACCATGATCCGCGAGAATTTCTTTCTTCACAGACAAAGTTAAAATTTTTCCTTCGATCTCAAGCGAAGTCACATCACGACCGAGAGTGTGAACATCGCCTGCAACGATGAGCTCACGAATCTCACCACCAGGTTTTACGCTGATAGCATTGGCTGGAAGGTTCATGATGACTCCCTTCACGAGAGTCGCGCCGACAGAGCCATGGGTCTTCACTGAGCCTGTGATCTCGATACTTCCGACAGGTTTACTCACCTGCATTCCTATAGAGCCATCTCCATAGGTCGTGATAGATGCGAACTTCGCTTTACCAATCGTGCCATCGTATTGATTGAATCCTCGAGCTCCCAATCCGAAAGTTTCGATTTTATCTTGCGCCTCAAAGTTTTCGACAACACCAAAGTTCACAAACCCGATTCCGCTCGGACCATAAGATAGCAACGGCTTCTCAGCGATCCAATGATCGACTTTTCCCCAAGCATCCAAGACCATGTCGTTCACTCCATAGGTGACAACCGAGCCATGATGAACTGCTTTTTTCACGTGGGCTCCATAGACGACAAAGACGCCTCCGGTAATTATATCCGCAGTTCCATAGGGAATCATTCCTGTCGCGTGAACCTCACCAGTCGTTAGCTGATCCACTTCAACACGGCCACCGGTATCGCCAAACCCACTGATGTAAAGACCCGACCCAAAAACAGGGGCTCCCTTTCTACCAATGGAAATATTCGTGAGGGTCGCTTCGATCAAACTCTCAGAATCCCCGTTGAAATTATAAACCGTGAAAGCACCTTGATAGACGTTCACACCATACTTCTGTGGCTGTTCAGAATACTTCCGGGCATCACAGGCGATGACATCGATTTGATCGGCAAAAAGCTTGGCTTTCTTTGTTCCAACACGAGTCAGAATCTGAATCTGTCCAGTCACTGTTAGATTTTTTAATTTCAAGGTGCCCAAATCCGCCCGATCACTTAAAGCAAAGATTGCACGATGAGAGTGAGGAGCAAGGACTGTCAAATTGGCGATTTCATTGTCGGCAGTCAGTCCAATACCATCACCATTATTAAAGCTCAGAACGCACTTCTGCTGATCCACCCCGCGAAGATGGACTCCTGGAGGAAGCGTCAAAGAAAATGGCAATAGCAGCGACGTCTGCAACTCCAAAACTCGAGACGCCGGGTTGTTGATTGCAGCGAGCAACTCATTTGCCGTGTGTATCTTTTGTTTCATAGGTCTACTTCTTTTTTGGAATGATACCGTCGACAGAGATTCTGATCGTAACTTCATCACCAACGCCCGGCCCTAATTCTGACATTTCGTTATAATTAATATGGAAGTCGCGGCGATTCACCATACCTGTCATTGTCAGTGCAGAGCGCTCGTTACCCCAAGGGTCCTTCAAGCTCCCGCCGAGCTTCCCATCTAATGTCACATCCTTCGTCACATCTTTTATTGTGAGGGCCCCAACAACTTTGAACGACTCAGGGGTCCCTGTAACCGACTTTGTGACAAACTTCATCGTTGGATATTTGGCGACTTCAAAAAAATTCTTAGAGCGAAGATCATCGTCACGCTGCTGAAC
The sequence above is drawn from the Bdellovibrionales bacterium genome and encodes:
- a CDS encoding carbon-nitrogen hydrolase family protein, with protein sequence MSQELKVAVCQMTSVDDVQANLRQIEALIGEVPENSGVRLFCFPENALYLRVKEGEAIPPFTFKDHVFQDLAVLARRRKAYLHIGSVPLQMGDFLYNSSVIISDEGKIETSYQKIHLFDIQLAGQKAIRESDVFRHGEGTGVFVVDGWKIAQSICYDLRFAELYSQYAREQVDVILVPAAFLTKTGEAHWEVLLRARAIESQCYVVAAAQVGRHESVRASGHRETYGHSLVVEPWGGIATHLDGVKKQTSVCSLSKAKIEAVRTQIPMAQHRRISVK
- a CDS encoding GNAT family N-acetyltransferase, translating into MPLVEVLDVLGFMRQTKRLIIRPLELHDYENWRQAYSMLRPAQNEWDEGAWKDSELTLPKYKALLKKLAKMRQSDELHDYAVFRKDDGVFLGFVRFMNVSRMIFQNAYLGYRIFNNYWGEGYASEACRGAIQIAFKDLKLHRLEAGIEPHNKASIRVVKAIGFRKEGLSKHRLLVQKKWKDMLIFAGTCEDFKIRYRK
- the rpsR gene encoding 30S ribosomal protein S18, yielding MKKATRSKYRQEFSGDHLFDYKDPSSLTRFVSDGGKITPSRISKLSVAQQKQVAAAVKKARSLGLLPNGMPAYDVFNRAEAISPVPFEI
- a CDS encoding RNA methyltransferase, giving the protein MPEFFASTPKGLVEALEKELQELDLHVLERTAGGVFFESSWEGAYKANLHSRIASRILKPVLEFVAYQPDELYHNILKHDFTKYIKPNQTICIDATIKESMMRDQRFVAMKIKDAVVDQFRDKFGVRPDVDNNNPDLRIHVRAMKNQFMVAIDLSGDSLFMRGYRKEVGEAPLKENLAAGLLALTEWDRKSTLVDFMAGSGTLLIEGAMMALNIAPGVHRKRFGFQRWLNYDKEVWEKLVQEAMDQEKEDLDFKFHGYDIDRRMIVVAKDNARSAGVDHVIEFKREPVATVAPPAEKGLAVVNPPYGTRIGDEDNLRDVYRDLGFTLKHRFKGWDCWILSGNKDLIGDLKLKSTRKHFVFNGNIECRWLKYSMF
- the rpmB gene encoding 50S ribosomal protein L28, whose protein sequence is MSRCELTGKGPVVKNLVSHSNIKTKSTAQPNVQKKRIFSRSLNAMVRLQIATSAIRDMEHMGGFDNFILNQQDAVLSKRALAVKLRIKKKIGSNKK
- a CDS encoding electron transfer flavoprotein-ubiquinone oxidoreductase, giving the protein MAINDQLPEGVTRETMDVDVLIVGGGAAGLSCALHLQNQIEKHNEDVASGKKQGSPIPEQMIVVLEKGAEIGAHSFSGAVLNTKALSELIPDFKEQGCPLDAEVTKDAVYYLGEESAMKLPITPPPFHNIGHHIISLSKFNRWLAEKCEAKGINIFPGFAAVEALYDGDKIVGVRTGDKGRDKNGNPKGNFEPGLILNTKCVIFAEGSRGSLFQKVSNKLNLRDGKNEEVFEEGVKEIIQMPAGTVEPGQVIHTMGFPLHKSIGGTFIYTIPGDKIVLGLVAYLDTQDPLLDPHRELQKLKTHPFIQKMLKGGKVVAYGGKTLPAGGWYSMPKLAGNGWMVAGDSASMVDVQKLKGIHLAMKSGMLAAEAAVEGIVKGDFSAATTKAYEEKVHNSFIKSELYRVRNFHQTLSKGFFESLPLIALQEITGGRGLFDNMKAHKDSKTTHKVVEIWGPEGLNAPENKLPKPDGALFYDKLSSVYLTGTMHDEDSPNHLLVKDTDVCRTICEPQYKSPCNHFCPASVYEMLPSQKHQGQFDLQVNYTNCIHCKTCDIKCPFENIEWTTPEGGGGPQYRET
- a CDS encoding TIGR02147 family protein, which translates into the protein MELENKEKPLLRPVISESTDPVDFVKQMIEYRKKTEKGFSVHAATASLRRVSPSLVSLIIARKRKITIDRVEELAKLLQLNAQERIYFKNWLARLEDSEGAEPVPVKPEFQTQNRRKEVGTHILTDWINVYVKDCFQLPKVQENPQLVYRYLASYAHPKRLEKSVEFLLREGHLRRTLDGKIVVEANLAVADPKVPSRQIRQFHKGALGVAKTALEMFPPTERMANTLIMPLNEKSYGELLEIIQEFSEKLQNFAALNQETGDRLYQLIVNLSPTGGKVE
- a CDS encoding KOW motif-containing protein, whose amino-acid sequence is MKLKIKKGATVQVIAGQDKGKKGTVLSVNVKAMKIQVQGVKVQTHYDKKDGLLKKEGFIDYSNVKLLDAPSKEKKTSKKAAKSKTA
- a CDS encoding YceI family protein; amino-acid sequence: MKQARLRVLNSLVILCALSGAANSFAAVKYVKGKYEIDPAHTRVSFTIPHFVISQVEGRFDDVKGDFTIAEPFAASKANVVIDVKSVDTGVQQRDDDLRSKNFFEVAKYPTMKFVTKSVTGTPESFKVVGALTIKDVTKDVTLDGKLGGSLKDPWGNERSALTMTGMVNRRDFHINYNEMSELGPGVGDEVTIRISVDGIIPKKK